A DNA window from Bos javanicus breed banteng chromosome 10, ARS-OSU_banteng_1.0, whole genome shotgun sequence contains the following coding sequences:
- the LOC133255548 gene encoding large ribosomal subunit protein uL15m-like has protein sequence MVGPVRGAAGPWALDLLWALPRVSLANLRPNPGSRKPQRQRRGQRRGRKCGRGHKGERQRGTRPRLGFEGGQTPFYLQIPKYGFNEGHSFRRQYQPLSLNRLQYLIDLGRIDPTQPIDLTQLVNGRGVTIQPSKRDYGVQLVEESADTFKAKVNIEVQLASELAIAAIEKNGGVVTTAFYDPRRLEILCKPIPFFPRGQPIPKRMLPPEALVPYYTDARNRGYLADPARFPETRLELAKKYGYILPDITKDELFKMLSSRKDPRQIFFGLAPGWVVNMADKKILKPTDEKLLEYYSS, from the coding sequence ATGGTTGGCCCGGTGCGGGGCGCAGCAGGGCCTTGGGCCCTGGACCTGCTTTGGGCCCTGCCTCGTGTGAGCCTGGCTAACCTGAGGCCGAACCCGGGCTCCAGGAAACCGCAAAGACAACGAAGAGGTCAGAGAAGAGGTAGGAAGTGTGGCAGGGGCCACAAAGGAGAACGGCAGAGAGGAACCCGGCCCCGGCTGGGCTTTGAAGGAGGCCAGACTCCATTTTACCTTCAAATCCCAAAATACGGCTTTAATGAAGGACACAGCTTCAGACGCCAGTATCAGCCTTTGAGTCTCAACAGGCTGCAGTACCTGATTGACCTGGGCCGAATCGATCCCACACAACCTATTGACTTAACCCAGCTGGTCAACGGGCGAGGTgttaccatccagccatctaaaaGGGACTATGGAGTCCAGTTGGTAGAGGAGAGCGCTGACACCTTTAAGGCAAAAGTTAACATCGAAGTTCAGCTGGCTTCTGAGCTGGCCATCGCCGCCATCGAGAAGAACGGGGGTGTCGTCACGACCGCCTTCTATGACCCGCGAAGGCTGGAAATTCTGTGCAAACCCATCCCATTCTTTCCCCGTGGACAACCCATTCCCAAGCGGATGCTCCCCCCCGAGGCCCTAGTCCCCTACTACACTGACGCGAGAAATCGAGGCTATCTGGCGGATCCTGCCAGATTTCCCGAAACGAGACTGGAGCTCGCCAAGAAGTATGGCTATATTTTACCCGACATCACTAAAGACGAACTCTTCAAAATGCTCAGTTCTCGGAAGGATCCACGGCAGATTTTCTTTGGTCTGGCTCCCGGATGGGTGGTGAACATGGCAGACAAGAAGATTCTGAAACCTACGGATGAGAAGCTGCTTGAGTACTACAGCTCCTGA